CTTCATTACCGGACATATCCTCCACGTCGACGGAGGATTGGTTCTCTGAAAAAGAGTAAAGAAGAAAGGCGGGAAAATAAAATGAAAAGAGTCTTAAAGACTCTGTTAGGAGAGAACTTCAGTAACTTAAAGAAACTGTTCGCCTCCCTTCTCGTAGTGGCACTCTGTATGGGCTTCCTTGTTGGAATTCCTAAAGCAAAAGCCCAAAAAGAGATGTTCTTGGTCATGGCGGTGGGGTTTAAATGGTATCAGCTTAACGGCATGAGCTATCAAATGGAAGTCGCTCCAGAGATCATAAATGCGAGAACATTTGTCCCCGTGAGGTTCATAGCCGAAGCATTCGGAGCAAATGTGGGATGGGATCCAGCAACCAAAACCGTGACCATCAAATCTGACGGAAAAACCATACAACTCACTATAGGCAAGACTTCGGCAACTGTGGACGGGAAAGCATACACCTTAGACGCTGCCCCCTACATAAAGAACTCTAGAACCATGGTACCCGTACGTTTCATCTCAGAGGCTTTGGGCCTTAATGTTTACTACGAAGCGCAAAAGAAAATGATCTATGTTAGTGCAAAACCAAGCTATGCCATCCCCGGGATCACTGACAAGGAAATCAAGATAGGTTCTTTTTCGGCACTATCTGGGCCATTAGCAGTAATTGGAATCCCATTTTATCACGGTTTACAATCCTACATCAACTGGATAAATGACCAGGGTGGTGTTAACGGAAGAAAAATAAAAGTGATCATTGCTGACGACCAAATGAATCCAGCGCTTACTGTTCCAGCAGTAAAGAAATTTGTTGAAGAAGATAAAGTATTCGCCGTAGTAGGCGGTCTTGGCACCCCAGGTTGCCTAGCAGTCATGGATTACCTCAATGAGAAAGGTGTTCCCTTCGTGTATCAAGGTGGTGGTGCTTCTGCCTTCGCCTATCCACCAAAGAAGTACGTCTTTGCAGTGCAGCCCAACTACATGACCGAAGGTCAAGCATTTGTGAAATTCGCTAGGCAAAACCTGAACACAAGTAAATTTGCGCTCCTGTACCAAAACGATGATGCCGGCAAAGAAGGTGCTCAGGGCGTACAAGAAGGCGTAAAGAAATATGGTGGAAGTCTGGTCTACTCATCCTCTTTCCCTGGCACAGAAACCGACTTCACTTCTTATTTAACCAGGATTAAGAATTCTGGTGCTGAAGTTATTTTCCTCTATGCACCTGCGAATACATCTGCTGGAGCAAACGCCGTTAAAACTGCAAAATCACTGGGTCTCACTCAGAAAATCATCCTGCCATATTCTTATGCGGGAATTACTGCCATGGCTGGCGATGCTGCTGAGGGCGTGTACATAACTGGTTGGGTGGACTTTTCCAACTTAAACGATCCTGGAGTACAAAAATTCTTCGAGATCTGGGGCAAGTATTATCCAAATGACGACCCACTCACCTTCTCTTATGCTGTTGCTGGCTTCGTAGCAGCAGAGATATTCGTGGAAGCGTTACGCAGAGCTGGGCAATATCCCACACGAGACGCCATAGTATGGGCGTTAGAAACATTCAATGGCTGGAACGGTTATGTGGCCAAAGACATTTCTTACGGACCTAATGAGCGCGCAGGTAAGTATTCACTTTATTTCATGACAGTGAAAAACAAGGAACTTGTAAAGATTAGCGATTGGATATCCGTGCGGGAGTAATTTAGTGAATACCCCAAACAGAATAGAGGGGGCTATAGCCCCCTCTGCACGGGAAAGCATAGCCATGCATGTGCATGATGACTTGAGGAAAGGAGATATTCATGCTAAGGATTGAAAACTTAACCGTGAAATTCCAAAGCCTTGTCGCTGTTAACAACTTATCCATGAAGGTAGAACAAGGAAATATTCATTCACTCATTGGGCCTAACGGCGCTGGCAAGACCACAGTTTTCAACGCAGTCTTCAAATTAGTTCCATACACGGGCAGAATAACTTTCCTCAACCAAGACCTCAGGATGAAGAGCACCCATGAATTACTATCCTTGGGTCTGTCGAGGACTTTCCAGAATCTGAACATCTTCTATTCCATGACTGTTGAAGAAAACATAAAAATGGGATTACACCCTTTCCTTGAAAGCCACCTTTACCAGGACCTACTTGGTTTCGATGTGTATTCTCAAAAAGAAGTCAACGACAAGATCTATGAAGTGGCTGCTCTTACTGGACTTCTACCCTATCTAAAAGCTTATCCCCTATTTCTTCCTTACGGTGTTCAAAAACTTGTGGAACTAGCAAGGGCATTGGTTTCAAATCCCAAATTGCTCTTGCTGGACGAACCAGCGGCTGGCTTAACTTCAGCTGAGAAGGAAAATCTAAAGAACTTGATGAAGGCCATTAAAGCAAAAGGTTTAACGGTTCTCATAGTGGAGCATGACATGGGTGTTGTTATGGACATATCTGATGTGGTTACGGTTATGAATTTTGGACAAAAAATAGCTGAAGGAAAGCCACAAGAAATTTCTGCTGATCCTCAAGTCATTGAAGCTTATTTGGGGGTGGACTAATGCTCAAGATCATAGACCTTACCACAGGATATGGACCCGTTGAAGTGCTTCACGACGTTAACCTGGATTTCAAAGACTCCCGCATTGTTACTGTATTAGGAGCTAATGGTGCTGGGAAATCAACATTAATTAAAACAATTTCAGGCATATTGAAACCTTGGAAAGGTTCGATATTATTTGACGGCAAAGACATCTCCAGAATGAGTACTTCGCAAATTGCCAAAATGGGAATAGTCCACGTACCAGAGGGACGGCACATCTTTCCGAACCTTACAGTAAGAGAGAACCTGCTCTTGGGAGGTTATTTCAGAAGTGACAAGGAAAACAAGGAGACTCTCGACCAAGTACTAAAACTCTTCCCAGCACTTAAAGAACGCATCAATCAAAAGGGCGGGAATTTATCAGGAGGGGAACAACAAATGCTAGCCATTGCAAGAGGCCTCATGGCAAAGCCCAGGCTCCTTCTGTTGGATGAGCCATCTCTTGGCTTAGCCCCCATACTTGTTTCTGAAATCTTCCAAACAGTGAAAAGTCTTGCTCAACAAGAAGGGGTGCAGGTCTTGTTAGTGGAACAAAATGCCCGTAAAGCCTTAGATATTTCAGATACTGGT
The genomic region above belongs to Coprothermobacter proteolyticus DSM 5265 and contains:
- a CDS encoding ABC transporter substrate-binding protein; translation: MKRVLKTLLGENFSNLKKLFASLLVVALCMGFLVGIPKAKAQKEMFLVMAVGFKWYQLNGMSYQMEVAPEIINARTFVPVRFIAEAFGANVGWDPATKTVTIKSDGKTIQLTIGKTSATVDGKAYTLDAAPYIKNSRTMVPVRFISEALGLNVYYEAQKKMIYVSAKPSYAIPGITDKEIKIGSFSALSGPLAVIGIPFYHGLQSYINWINDQGGVNGRKIKVIIADDQMNPALTVPAVKKFVEEDKVFAVVGGLGTPGCLAVMDYLNEKGVPFVYQGGGASAFAYPPKKYVFAVQPNYMTEGQAFVKFARQNLNTSKFALLYQNDDAGKEGAQGVQEGVKKYGGSLVYSSSFPGTETDFTSYLTRIKNSGAEVIFLYAPANTSAGANAVKTAKSLGLTQKIILPYSYAGITAMAGDAAEGVYITGWVDFSNLNDPGVQKFFEIWGKYYPNDDPLTFSYAVAGFVAAEIFVEALRRAGQYPTRDAIVWALETFNGWNGYVAKDISYGPNERAGKYSLYFMTVKNKELVKISDWISVRE
- a CDS encoding ABC transporter ATP-binding protein, with amino-acid sequence MLRIENLTVKFQSLVAVNNLSMKVEQGNIHSLIGPNGAGKTTVFNAVFKLVPYTGRITFLNQDLRMKSTHELLSLGLSRTFQNLNIFYSMTVEENIKMGLHPFLESHLYQDLLGFDVYSQKEVNDKIYEVAALTGLLPYLKAYPLFLPYGVQKLVELARALVSNPKLLLLDEPAAGLTSAEKENLKNLMKAIKAKGLTVLIVEHDMGVVMDISDVVTVMNFGQKIAEGKPQEISADPQVIEAYLGVD
- a CDS encoding ABC transporter ATP-binding protein produces the protein MLKIIDLTTGYGPVEVLHDVNLDFKDSRIVTVLGANGAGKSTLIKTISGILKPWKGSILFDGKDISRMSTSQIAKMGIVHVPEGRHIFPNLTVRENLLLGGYFRSDKENKETLDQVLKLFPALKERINQKGGNLSGGEQQMLAIARGLMAKPRLLLLDEPSLGLAPILVSEIFQTVKSLAQQEGVQVLLVEQNARKALDISDTGYVMVLGRIVLSGTSDELRENPEVRKLYLGGQNV